In a single window of the Chondrocystis sp. NIES-4102 genome:
- a CDS encoding ATP-binding protein of ABC transporter, whose protein sequence is MSLIIDNQEVTPTDIEVPLIELRQVSKAFGNNVILDQVDLQVLRGEALVIIGPSGTGKSTILRMIAGLLPIDQGSIYINGKERIGLIEDQDNSIGISMVFQQAALFDSLTVEQNVGFSLYQHSNLSQRKIKELVNEKLEMVGLTGTNERFPSELSGGMRKRVSFARAIMSNPENSQSRPEIILYDEPTAGLDPIASTVIENLVRDLQCTEGGCGTYIMVSHQNSTIRRTADRVVFLYGGKIQWIGTVAEIDSTDNPLVRQFFSASVEGPIRVID, encoded by the coding sequence ATGTCACTAATTATAGACAATCAAGAAGTTACCCCAACAGATATAGAAGTTCCTTTGATTGAACTGAGACAGGTAAGTAAAGCTTTTGGTAACAATGTAATTCTAGATCAAGTGGATCTTCAAGTATTACGTGGTGAAGCTTTAGTAATTATTGGCCCTTCTGGGACGGGAAAATCAACTATTCTCAGAATGATTGCTGGTTTACTGCCGATTGATCAAGGATCTATCTATATCAATGGTAAAGAGAGAATAGGCTTAATTGAAGACCAAGATAATTCTATTGGCATTAGTATGGTATTTCAGCAGGCTGCTCTATTTGATTCTTTAACAGTAGAACAAAATGTCGGCTTTTCTCTCTATCAACATTCCAACCTTAGCCAGCGTAAAATAAAAGAATTAGTTAACGAAAAGTTAGAAATGGTCGGTTTAACTGGCACAAATGAGCGGTTTCCTTCAGAATTATCGGGAGGAATGCGTAAAAGAGTTAGTTTTGCACGCGCAATTATGTCTAACCCTGAAAATAGTCAGAGTAGACCCGAAATTATTTTATATGATGAGCCGACAGCAGGTTTAGATCCTATCGCCTCAACTGTAATTGAAAATTTAGTACGGGATTTACAGTGTACCGAGGGCGGTTGTGGGACTTATATCATGGTAAGCCATCAAAATAGCACTATTCGCCGTACTGCCGATCGCGTGGTATTTTTATATGGAGGCAAAATTCAATGGATAGGGACAGTTGCTGAAATTGATTCAACTGATAACCCTTTAGTAAGGCAATTCTTTAGTGCAAGCGTAGAAGGACCAATTCGCGTGATTGATTAG